The Fusobacterium sp. DD2 DNA window CAATGCAATAGACTCTTTGAGTGAAACTAACCAGATATCACTATTCTAGCTACAAATATTTTTAAAAACTGTTGTAAATTCAGTAATCTTGTGGTATAAAGAATAGTGTAAATCTTAAATCAAGGTTTACAAACACTTCAAGGAGGGTATTATTAAATGACAAAAAAAGAATTTGTAGATTTATATTATGCTAAAGGGGAATTTGCTACTAAAATCGAAGCTGAAAAGAAAGCTATGGCTTTTCTTGCAGTTATAGAAGATGCACTAGAAAATGGAGATGAAGTTTCTTTCTTAGGATTTGGAAAATTCGAAGTCGCTGAAAGAGCAGCAAGAACTTGCAGAAACCCACAAACTGGAAAAGAAATGAAAGTTGAAGCTAAAAAAGTTGTTAAATTTAAACCTGGAAAAGCTTTATCTGAAAAAGTTAACAAATAGTTATAAAACCTTTAAAGGGAGCCTGGAGCTCCCTTTTTTATATATTAATAAAATAAATACTTCAAATCACTATTGTCTCTTGAAAAAACCAGTAGTTTCAAGTAAAATATATAGTATAACTTATTATTGGAGGAAATTTATGAAAAAATTACTTAGTGTGGTATTTTTTTTGCTTTTAAGTATAGTATCTTTTTCAGAGTATGATTTTCCTTATAAAAATCCAAATGTTGCGACGATTTTTGGTAGTAGCGCACTTATGATTGATGGAGTAAGTAAAAACATTCCTGTAAAGGAATACACTATAAAACTTCCATGGTGTAAAAATGTTCCTAAAGAATTCTGGTACAACGAAGGTTTTAACTTTTCCCTTGTGCCACAAAAAGAGAAAGCTCCTTTAGTTTTCCTTTTAGCTGGAACTGGAGCATCACATAATTCCTTAAGAAATGAACTTTTTCAAAGAATATTATATGATGCTGGATATAGTGTTATATCTATCTCTTCACCAATGAATAGTAACTTCATAATCAATGGAAGTTCAAGCAGAATGCCTGGTATTATTTTTAACGATTCTCAGGATATTTATAATATTATGAAAGCTACTTATAAAAAGGTTCATAATAAAATTAAAGTCAGTGATTTCTACGTTATGGGATACAGTTTAGGAGCTACAGAAGCAGCTATGGTATCATATATTGATGAAGAGGAGAAAGCATTTAATTTCAAAAGAGTTTTTATGATAAACCCAGCAGTTAATGCTTATAAATCTGCTTTAAAGCTTGATAATTATCTTGATTTTCCTCCTGAGGAAAGAGCTCAAAGAATTGCTGATATTATACAGCATATTATTAATAAAGTTGTTAAGGGATCAGTTCCTGAGCATACAGTTTTAGATGTTGAAACAATATTTAAAATTTTCTCTAAAAGCAACATGACAAATAAAGAGATGCAGGAACTTATTGGTGGAGCTTTTAGAGTATCTTCAATTGATTTAAACTATATAACTGACAGGCT harbors:
- a CDS encoding HU family DNA-binding protein, whose amino-acid sequence is MTKKEFVDLYYAKGEFATKIEAEKKAMAFLAVIEDALENGDEVSFLGFGKFEVAERAARTCRNPQTGKEMKVEAKKVVKFKPGKALSEKVNK
- a CDS encoding serine/threonine protein kinase, coding for MKKLLSVVFFLLLSIVSFSEYDFPYKNPNVATIFGSSALMIDGVSKNIPVKEYTIKLPWCKNVPKEFWYNEGFNFSLVPQKEKAPLVFLLAGTGASHNSLRNELFQRILYDAGYSVISISSPMNSNFIINGSSSRMPGIIFNDSQDIYNIMKATYKKVHNKIKVSDFYVMGYSLGATEAAMVSYIDEEEKAFNFKRVFMINPAVNAYKSALKLDNYLDFPPEERAQRIADIIQHIINKVVKGSVPEHTVLDVETIFKIFSKSNMTNKEMQELIGGAFRVSSIDLNYITDRLSNRRLYQCNTKNCTMFDRFEKVNFASFDDYVNKIAFPYFKEKSNGDLTMDQLLEKARLQYIDDYLKTSSKIAVVTNQDELILDEEDLDYLKDTFKNRIIIYPYGGHCGNMFYTPNVKTMLHFLKEGELTNEN